In Gopherus evgoodei ecotype Sinaloan lineage chromosome 10, rGopEvg1_v1.p, whole genome shotgun sequence, a single window of DNA contains:
- the LOC115658657 gene encoding cytochrome P450 2K1-like isoform X2, producing MRCSRICSPRPVLSLELSMATVKVLLQYLSTSSLLCLTGGLAAFIYFLTRSKKSICSLPPGPPPLPLIGNLNVVDLKKPFQSLMELSEKYGNIFTVHFGPRKAVVLAGYETIKDALLNHAEEFGERAEIPIFRKTTHGNGIVFSHGELWKTMRRFTLSTLRDFGVGKKTIEVRILEELNFLINYFESHQEKPFDTTVILNSAVSNVICSILFGERFEYEDPIFLALLKLLNENTKLLGSPMVQLYNFYPSLGFLFGAPKTVLRNVDELNAFLEKFFKEHRQEFNENNLTGFVDAFLMKQQQESRNSHTHFHNENLLFSTLDLFAAGTETTSTTVRWGLLLMMKYPEIQGRIQEEMDQVIEPGQMPMLEDRKKLPYTDAVIHEIQRFSNIVPMSVSRSTSTDVNFRGYMIPKGIEVIPLLTSVLKDKSHWETPDQFNPSHFLDTDGSFTRKEAFIPFSIGRRACVGEGLAKMELFLFFAGLLRKFIFQPPPGVVKADLDLTADVGFTLNPMPHLICAVPRE from the exons ATGAGATGCTCACGTATTTGTTCACCTCGCCCTGTGCTGTCCCTTGAGCTAAGTATGGCCACGGTGAAGGTTTTGCTGCAGTACCTGAGCACCAGCTCGCTGCTCTGTTTGACAGGTGGATTGGcggctttcatttattttttgacCCGCTCCAAAAAGTCAATTTGCAGTTTGCCTCCTGGGCCACCTCCCCTTCCTCTCATCGGGAACTTGAATGTGGTGGATCTGAAAAAGCCGTTCCAGTCGCTGATGGAG CTCTCTGAGAAGTATGGCAACATATTCACTGTACATTTTGGACCCAGAAAGGCAGTGGTGCTGGCTGGTTATGAGACCATTAAGGATGCCCTTTTAAATCATGCTGAAGAATTTGGAGAGAGGGCAGAAATACCCATATTTAGGAAGACCACACACGGAAATG GCATAGTGTTCAGTCACGGAGAGTTATGGAAAACAATGCGAAGATTCACCTTATCTACCCTACGggattttggagttggaaagaaAACCATTGAAGTGCGAATTCTTGAAGAGCTAAATTTCCTCATTAACTATTTTGAATCTCACCAGG AGAAACCCTTTGATACAACGGTGATACTGAACAGTGCTGTATCCAATGTCATATGCTCTATATTGTTCGGGGAGAGGTTTGAATACGAAGATCCCATATTTCTAGCTTTGCTGAAATTGTTAAATGAAAATACCAAGTTGCTGGGCTCTCCTATGGTGCAG TTATATAATTTCTACCCATCTCTTGGATTTCTGTTTGGAGCCCCAAAGACCGTGCTACGAAATGTAGATGAGCTGAATGCTTTTCTGGAGAAGTTCTTTAAGGAACACAGGCAGGAGTTTAATGAAAACAACTTAACAGGTTTTGTTGATGCATTTCTGATGAAGCAACAGCAG GAGTCGAGAAATTCTCACACACACTTTCACAATGAGAATCTTCTGTTCTCAACACTGGACCTCTTTGCTGCTGGCACTGAGACTACATCTACCACTGTCCGTTGGGGTCTTCTTCTGATGATGAAATACCCAGAGATTCAGG gAAGGATTCAGGAAGAAATGGATCAGGTAATTGAGCCAGGACAAATGCCCATGCTGGAGGACAGGAAAAAACTGCCTTACACTGATGCAGTGATACATGAAATACAAAGGTTTTCCAATATCGTCCCAATGAGTGTTTCACGTTCAACTTCCACCGATGTAAATTTCAGGGGTTATATGATCCCAAAG GGAATAGAAGTGATTCCTCTGCTGACCTCAGTTTTGAAGGACAAATCGCACTGGGAGACACCAGATCAGTTCAACCCTTCCCACTTCCTTGACACTGACGGGAGCTTTACTAGGAAGGAGGCATTTATACCATTCTCCATAG GACGAAGGGCTTGCGTTGGAGAAGGACTCGCCAAAATGGAACTTTTTCTCTTCTTTGCGGGTTTGCTCCGGAAATTTATTTTCCAGCCCCCTCCAGGGGTGGTGAAGGCCGATCTAGATCTCACTGCTGACGTTGGCTTTACCTTAAACCCAATGCCCCATCTGATTTGTGCTGTGCCCCgtgaataa
- the LOC115658657 gene encoding cytochrome P450 2K1-like isoform X1 codes for MSSPGLSEKYGNIFTVHFGPRKAVVLAGYETIKDALLNHAEEFGERAEIPIFRKTTHGNGIVFSHGELWKTMRRFTLSTLRDFGVGKKTIEVRILEELNFLINYFESHQEKPFDTTVILNSAVSNVICSILFGERFEYEDPIFLALLKLLNENTKLLGSPMVQLYNFYPSLGFLFGAPKTVLRNVDELNAFLEKFFKEHRQEFNENNLTGFVDAFLMKQQQESRNSHTHFHNENLLFSTLDLFAAGTETTSTTVRWGLLLMMKYPEIQGRIQEEMDQVIEPGQMPMLEDRKKLPYTDAVIHEIQRFSNIVPMSVSRSTSTDVNFRGYMIPKGIEVIPLLTSVLKDKSHWETPDQFNPSHFLDTDGSFTRKEAFIPFSIGRRACVGEGLAKMELFLFFAGLLRKFIFQPPPGVVKADLDLTADVGFTLNPMPHLICAVPRE; via the exons CTCTCTGAGAAGTATGGCAACATATTCACTGTACATTTTGGACCCAGAAAGGCAGTGGTGCTGGCTGGTTATGAGACCATTAAGGATGCCCTTTTAAATCATGCTGAAGAATTTGGAGAGAGGGCAGAAATACCCATATTTAGGAAGACCACACACGGAAATG GCATAGTGTTCAGTCACGGAGAGTTATGGAAAACAATGCGAAGATTCACCTTATCTACCCTACGggattttggagttggaaagaaAACCATTGAAGTGCGAATTCTTGAAGAGCTAAATTTCCTCATTAACTATTTTGAATCTCACCAGG AGAAACCCTTTGATACAACGGTGATACTGAACAGTGCTGTATCCAATGTCATATGCTCTATATTGTTCGGGGAGAGGTTTGAATACGAAGATCCCATATTTCTAGCTTTGCTGAAATTGTTAAATGAAAATACCAAGTTGCTGGGCTCTCCTATGGTGCAG TTATATAATTTCTACCCATCTCTTGGATTTCTGTTTGGAGCCCCAAAGACCGTGCTACGAAATGTAGATGAGCTGAATGCTTTTCTGGAGAAGTTCTTTAAGGAACACAGGCAGGAGTTTAATGAAAACAACTTAACAGGTTTTGTTGATGCATTTCTGATGAAGCAACAGCAG GAGTCGAGAAATTCTCACACACACTTTCACAATGAGAATCTTCTGTTCTCAACACTGGACCTCTTTGCTGCTGGCACTGAGACTACATCTACCACTGTCCGTTGGGGTCTTCTTCTGATGATGAAATACCCAGAGATTCAGG gAAGGATTCAGGAAGAAATGGATCAGGTAATTGAGCCAGGACAAATGCCCATGCTGGAGGACAGGAAAAAACTGCCTTACACTGATGCAGTGATACATGAAATACAAAGGTTTTCCAATATCGTCCCAATGAGTGTTTCACGTTCAACTTCCACCGATGTAAATTTCAGGGGTTATATGATCCCAAAG GGAATAGAAGTGATTCCTCTGCTGACCTCAGTTTTGAAGGACAAATCGCACTGGGAGACACCAGATCAGTTCAACCCTTCCCACTTCCTTGACACTGACGGGAGCTTTACTAGGAAGGAGGCATTTATACCATTCTCCATAG GACGAAGGGCTTGCGTTGGAGAAGGACTCGCCAAAATGGAACTTTTTCTCTTCTTTGCGGGTTTGCTCCGGAAATTTATTTTCCAGCCCCCTCCAGGGGTGGTGAAGGCCGATCTAGATCTCACTGCTGACGTTGGCTTTACCTTAAACCCAATGCCCCATCTGATTTGTGCTGTGCCCCgtgaataa